One genomic window of Streptomyces sp. NBC_01498 includes the following:
- a CDS encoding DUF427 domain-containing protein — MAKGHTITVDQGTEHVRVVRDGQVVAESRRPLLLRETGLPVRYYLPPEDVRTELLSPSDTTTHCPFKGDASYWSLPDAQDLVWAYPQPKDEVAAIKDHFCFYETEVVPG, encoded by the coding sequence ATGGCCAAGGGCCACACCATCACCGTCGACCAGGGCACGGAGCACGTGCGTGTCGTACGGGACGGGCAGGTCGTCGCGGAGAGCCGCCGGCCGCTGCTGCTGCGCGAGACCGGGCTGCCGGTGCGCTACTACCTGCCGCCGGAGGACGTCCGTACGGAGCTGCTGAGCCCGTCGGACACGACGACCCACTGCCCGTTCAAGGGCGACGCCTCGTACTGGTCGCTGCCGGACGCGCAGGACCTGGTCTGGGCCTACCCCCAGCCGAAGGACGAGGTCGCGGCGATCAAGGACCACTTCTGCTTCTACGAGACGGAGGTCGTCCCGGGCTGA
- a CDS encoding methionine synthase, protein MTENGNGPDPRGAHGDRDRGGNGEGDRDGNGSRDRERNRSEAPASGVPAAPPWGAATGVGSLPGDEARETAKSVTGTFEDFPHLAELPARGPGADMIGRTAGLLVEVFARVEPSGWRIGDRPGRDTRRARSLLGEDLDALEEFAQGYEGPLKIQVTGPWTLAAALELRNGESALSDPGACRDLTGSLVEGVTAHLADLRRRVPGARPVLQLDEPSLTAVLRGHIRTASGYRTHRAVDRQVVEDALRQVIRVNDGPAVVHSCAPDVPFALLRRAEAAAVSFDFSLLTERDDDPIGEAVEAGVRLFAGVVPGTDGPLSDPGGSVMGIRTLWRRLGLDPGILAESVVITPACGLAGASPAYARAAMAHCVRAARSLADNPE, encoded by the coding sequence GTGACGGAGAACGGGAACGGACCGGACCCCAGGGGCGCGCACGGCGACCGGGACCGGGGCGGCAACGGGGAAGGAGACCGGGACGGCAACGGGAGCCGGGACCGCGAGCGGAACCGGAGCGAGGCGCCGGCCTCCGGCGTCCCGGCGGCCCCGCCGTGGGGCGCGGCCACCGGCGTCGGCTCCCTGCCCGGCGACGAGGCGCGCGAGACCGCCAAGAGCGTCACCGGCACCTTCGAGGACTTCCCGCACCTCGCCGAACTGCCCGCGCGCGGCCCCGGCGCCGACATGATCGGCCGCACCGCCGGACTCCTCGTCGAGGTCTTCGCCCGTGTCGAACCCAGCGGCTGGCGCATCGGCGACCGCCCCGGCCGCGACACCCGCCGCGCCCGCTCCCTGCTCGGCGAGGACCTCGACGCGCTCGAAGAGTTCGCCCAGGGATACGAAGGCCCCCTGAAGATCCAGGTCACCGGCCCCTGGACGCTCGCCGCGGCCCTGGAACTGCGCAACGGGGAGTCGGCGCTCAGCGACCCCGGAGCCTGCCGCGACCTGACCGGCTCCCTGGTCGAAGGGGTGACCGCGCACCTCGCGGACCTACGGCGCCGGGTGCCGGGCGCCCGGCCCGTGCTGCAACTCGACGAGCCGTCCCTCACCGCCGTCCTGCGCGGACACATCAGGACGGCCAGCGGCTACCGCACCCACCGCGCCGTCGACCGGCAGGTCGTGGAGGACGCGCTGCGCCAGGTCATCCGGGTGAACGACGGGCCCGCCGTCGTCCACTCCTGCGCCCCGGACGTGCCGTTCGCGCTGCTGCGCCGGGCGGAGGCGGCGGCCGTGTCGTTCGACTTCTCTCTGCTCACCGAGCGTGACGACGACCCGATCGGGGAAGCGGTGGAGGCGGGCGTGCGGCTCTTCGCCGGGGTGGTGCCGGGCACCGACGGCCCGTTGTCCGACCCGGGAGGTAGCGTCATGGGCATCAGAACGCTGTGGCGCAGGCTGGGGCTGGATCCGGGGATTCTCGCGGAGTCCGTGGTGATCACTCCGGCGTGCGGACTGGCGGGTGCTTCGCCCGCCTACGCCCGTGCCGCCATGGCGCACTGTGTCAGGGCGGCGCGATCCCTCGCGGACAACCCTGAGTGA
- a CDS encoding TIGR00730 family Rossman fold protein: MNICVFLSAAELDERYTRPAREFAELLGKGGHTLVWGGSDVGLMKVVADGVEEAGGRLVGVSVGFLGASMRARADEMVIAADLAERKALLLAKSEAVVIMVGGTGTLDEATEILELKKHGLHDKPVVLLNTAGFYDGLKEQFLRMDREGFLPLPLTDLVFFAEDAVGALAYLEESAGMS, translated from the coding sequence ATGAACATCTGTGTCTTCCTCTCCGCCGCCGAACTGGACGAGCGCTACACCCGCCCCGCCCGAGAGTTCGCCGAACTCCTCGGCAAGGGCGGTCACACGCTCGTCTGGGGCGGTTCGGACGTCGGGCTGATGAAGGTCGTCGCCGACGGGGTCGAGGAGGCCGGAGGGCGGCTCGTGGGCGTCTCCGTCGGCTTCCTGGGCGCCTCGATGCGGGCACGGGCGGACGAGATGGTGATCGCCGCGGACCTCGCCGAACGCAAGGCGCTGCTGCTCGCCAAGTCCGAGGCCGTCGTCATCATGGTCGGCGGCACCGGCACGCTGGACGAGGCGACCGAGATCCTGGAACTGAAGAAGCACGGCCTGCACGACAAGCCGGTGGTGCTGCTCAACACGGCGGGCTTCTACGACGGTCTGAAGGAGCAGTTCCTCCGGATGGACCGCGAGGGCTTCCTCCCGCTGCCCCTCACCGACCTGGTGTTCTTCGCGGAGGACGCGGTCGGTGCCCTCGCCTATCTGGAGGAGTCCGCCGGAATGAGCTGA
- the ligA gene encoding NAD-dependent DNA ligase LigA, with the protein MAGEQRTTVPAAAREKHAHLAEQIEEHRFRYYVKDQPVVSDGEFDTLLRALEALEEEYAELRTPDSPTQKVAGAYETEFTAVEHRERMLSLDNAFDEEELAAWADRVAREVGAPGFHFLCELKVDGLAVNLTYEQGRLTRAATRGDGRTGEDITPNVRTIAEIPHRLTGDRVPELVEIRGEVYFPMEGFQELNARLVAAGDKPFANPRNAAAGSLRQKDPRITASRPLHMVVHGIGARQGFAIDRLSHAYELLEEWGLPVARHNKVVEDLAGAREFITHFGDHRHSVEHEIDGVVLKLDEIPLQGRLGSTSRAPRWAIAWKYAPEEVNTKLVDIRVGVGRTGRVTPYAVVEPVHVAGSEVEFATLHNQDVVKAKGVLIGDTVVLRKAGDVIPEILGPVADLRDGSEYEFEMPEVCPECGTGLRAMKEGDIDLRCPNGRSCPAQLRERLFYLGGRKCLDIENFGYVAAAALTKPLEPPTPPLLDEGDLFTLTVEQLLPIKAYVLDMDTGLPKRDPETGEEKIATVFANQEGAPKKNALAMLEHIEAAKQRPLARVIAGLSIRHVGPVASVALAREFRSVDRIEQATEEELAAVEGVGPTIAASLKEWFAEDWHREILRKWREAGVRMEEEGSDEDEGPRPLAGLTVVVTGTLDHHTRDGAKEALQTLGAKVTGAVSKKTAFVVVGDNPGSKFDKAMQLKVPVLDEAGFAVLLTDGPDAAREAAVQAPEAAEEGTAKPDKDTPADA; encoded by the coding sequence GTGGCTGGCGAACAGCGGACGACGGTGCCCGCGGCGGCGCGCGAGAAGCACGCGCATCTCGCCGAGCAGATCGAGGAACACCGGTTCCGGTACTACGTGAAGGACCAGCCGGTCGTCAGCGACGGCGAGTTCGACACGCTGCTGCGTGCCCTGGAGGCACTGGAGGAGGAGTACGCGGAGCTGCGCACGCCCGACTCACCGACCCAGAAGGTCGCGGGGGCCTACGAGACGGAGTTCACCGCGGTCGAGCACCGCGAACGCATGCTCTCCCTCGACAACGCCTTCGACGAGGAGGAACTGGCCGCCTGGGCGGACCGGGTCGCCCGGGAGGTCGGCGCCCCCGGCTTCCACTTCCTGTGCGAGCTGAAGGTCGACGGACTCGCCGTCAATCTGACGTACGAGCAGGGCAGGCTGACCCGCGCCGCGACCCGCGGCGACGGCCGCACCGGCGAGGACATCACGCCCAACGTCCGGACGATCGCCGAGATCCCGCACCGGCTGACCGGCGACCGCGTCCCGGAGCTGGTCGAGATCCGCGGTGAGGTCTACTTCCCGATGGAGGGCTTCCAGGAGCTCAACGCCCGGCTGGTCGCGGCCGGTGACAAGCCGTTCGCCAACCCCCGCAACGCGGCGGCCGGTTCGCTGCGCCAGAAGGACCCCCGGATCACCGCGTCACGCCCGCTCCACATGGTGGTGCACGGCATCGGCGCGCGGCAGGGCTTCGCCATCGACCGGCTCTCGCACGCGTACGAACTCCTGGAGGAGTGGGGCCTGCCGGTCGCCCGGCACAACAAGGTGGTCGAAGACCTCGCCGGGGCACGGGAGTTCATCACCCACTTCGGCGACCACCGGCACTCGGTGGAGCACGAGATCGACGGCGTCGTGCTCAAGCTGGACGAGATCCCCCTCCAGGGGAGACTCGGCTCGACCTCCCGCGCCCCGCGCTGGGCGATCGCCTGGAAGTACGCGCCGGAGGAGGTCAACACCAAGCTGGTCGACATCCGGGTCGGTGTCGGACGCACCGGCCGGGTCACCCCGTACGCGGTGGTCGAGCCGGTCCATGTCGCCGGTTCCGAGGTCGAGTTCGCCACCCTCCACAACCAGGACGTGGTGAAGGCCAAGGGCGTCCTCATCGGTGACACGGTCGTGCTGCGCAAGGCCGGCGACGTCATCCCGGAGATCCTCGGCCCGGTCGCCGATCTGCGGGACGGCAGCGAGTACGAGTTCGAGATGCCGGAGGTGTGCCCCGAGTGCGGCACGGGGCTGCGCGCCATGAAGGAGGGCGACATCGACCTCCGCTGCCCAAACGGCCGTTCCTGTCCCGCCCAGTTGCGCGAGCGGCTGTTCTACCTCGGCGGGCGCAAGTGCCTGGACATCGAGAACTTCGGCTACGTGGCCGCCGCCGCGCTGACGAAGCCGCTGGAGCCGCCGACACCCCCGCTGCTGGACGAGGGGGACCTCTTCACCCTCACCGTGGAGCAGTTGCTGCCCATCAAGGCGTACGTCCTCGACATGGACACCGGCCTGCCCAAGCGGGACCCGGAGACGGGTGAGGAGAAGATCGCCACCGTCTTCGCCAACCAGGAGGGCGCGCCGAAGAAGAACGCGCTGGCGATGCTGGAGCACATCGAGGCGGCCAAGCAGCGCCCGCTGGCCCGTGTCATCGCCGGGCTGTCCATCCGGCACGTGGGCCCGGTCGCCTCGGTCGCGCTGGCCCGGGAGTTCCGGTCCGTCGACCGTATCGAACAGGCCACGGAGGAGGAGCTGGCGGCCGTGGAGGGCGTCGGCCCGACGATCGCCGCCTCGCTCAAGGAGTGGTTCGCGGAGGACTGGCACCGCGAGATTCTCCGCAAGTGGCGGGAGGCCGGGGTCCGGATGGAGGAGGAGGGCTCCGACGAGGACGAGGGACCGCGCCCGCTCGCGGGCCTCACGGTGGTCGTAACGGGCACCCTCGACCACCACACCAGGGATGGCGCGAAAGAGGCCCTCCAGACGCTCGGAGCGAAGGTGACCGGCGCCGTGTCGAAGAAGACCGCCTTCGTGGTGGTCGGTGACAACCCCGGGTCCAAGTTCGACAAGGCGATGCAGTTGAAGGTGCCGGTCCTGGACGAGGCGGGCTTCGCCGTCCTCCTCACGGACGGCCCCGACGCGGCGCGGGAAGCCGCTGTACAGGCGCCGGAGGCGGCCGAGGAGGGGACGGCGAAACCGGACAAGGACACCCCCGCAGACGCCTGA
- a CDS encoding SDR family oxidoreductase, with protein sequence MATHLITGAGSGIGAAVARRLHERGDDLLLFARDAGRAKELAAALPGARTLVGDLATPDRLSWALSHQTLPDRLDSLLHIAGVVDLGPVGELTPKAWTGQLNVNLVAPAELTRLFLPQLRASRGQVVFLNSGAGLNAHATWGAYGASKHGLKALADALREEERPNGVRVTSVYPGRTATPMQVRVHGQEGKEYDASRWIDPESIATTVLTALDLPRDAEINDLTVRPGR encoded by the coding sequence ATGGCTACCCATCTGATCACCGGCGCGGGCTCCGGCATCGGCGCCGCCGTCGCGCGCCGGCTCCACGAGCGCGGCGACGACCTGCTGCTCTTCGCCCGCGACGCCGGCCGCGCCAAGGAACTCGCCGCCGCCCTCCCCGGCGCCCGTACGCTCGTCGGCGATCTCGCCACCCCCGACCGGCTCTCCTGGGCGCTCTCCCACCAGACGCTCCCGGACCGGCTGGACTCGCTCCTGCACATCGCGGGCGTCGTGGACCTCGGCCCCGTCGGCGAACTGACCCCCAAGGCGTGGACCGGTCAGCTGAACGTGAATCTCGTCGCCCCCGCCGAGCTGACCCGCCTCTTCCTGCCCCAACTGCGCGCCTCACGGGGCCAGGTGGTGTTCCTCAACTCGGGCGCCGGACTGAACGCGCACGCCACCTGGGGCGCGTACGGCGCCTCCAAGCACGGCCTCAAGGCGCTCGCCGACGCCCTCCGTGAGGAGGAGCGGCCGAACGGCGTGCGCGTCACGTCCGTCTACCCGGGCCGCACCGCCACCCCGATGCAGGTCCGGGTGCACGGTCAGGAGGGCAAGGAGTACGACGCGTCCCGCTGGATCGACCCGGAGTCGATCGCCACCACCGTCCTCACCGCCCTGGACCTGCCGCGCGACGCGGAGATCAACGACCTGACGGTGCGGCCGGGACGGTGA
- the gatC gene encoding Asp-tRNA(Asn)/Glu-tRNA(Gln) amidotransferase subunit GatC, translating into MPGITREEVAHLARLARLELKGEELDHFAGQLDDIIGAVARVSEVADQDVPPTSHPLPLTNVMRADEVRPSLTPEQALSGAPAQEQQRFKVPQILGED; encoded by the coding sequence ATGCCTGGCATCACGCGCGAGGAGGTCGCCCACCTCGCACGGCTGGCGCGTCTGGAACTGAAGGGCGAAGAACTCGATCACTTCGCCGGTCAGCTCGACGACATCATCGGCGCGGTCGCCCGCGTATCCGAGGTCGCCGACCAAGACGTACCGCCGACCTCCCACCCGCTGCCGCTGACCAACGTCATGCGCGCGGACGAGGTACGCCCGTCGCTCACCCCCGAGCAGGCGCTCTCCGGAGCCCCGGCCCAGGAACAGCAGCGTTTCAAGGTGCCGCAGATCCTGGGGGAGGACTAA
- the gatA gene encoding Asp-tRNA(Asn)/Glu-tRNA(Gln) amidotransferase subunit GatA — MTDTQTDIIRLTAARIAEKVASGELTAVEVTEAHLARIGAVDEKVHAFLHVDREGALAQARAVDEKRERGEKLGPLAGVPLALKDIFTTEGIPTTVGSKILEGWIPPYDATVTRRLKEAGVVILGKTNMDEFAMGSSTENSAYGPTGNPWDLTRIPGGSGGGSSASLAAYEAPLAIGTDTGGSIRQPASVTGTVGVKPTYGGVSRYGMVAFSSSLDQGGPCARTVLDAALLHEVIAGHDPLDSTSIDAPVPPVVEAARNGTVAGMRVGVVRQFSGEHYQAGVMQRFSESVDLLKELGAEVVELDCPSFDLGLSAYYLIAPSECSSNLARFDAMRYGLRIGDDGTRSAEDVTALTREAGFGDEVKRRVMLGTYALSSGYYDAYYGSAQKVRTLIVRDFEKAFEQVDVIVSPTTPTTAFPIGERADDPMAMYLSDLCTIPTNLAGNAAMSLPCGLAPEDGLPVGLQIIAPAMKDDRLYRVGAAVEAAFVERWGHPLLEEAPSL, encoded by the coding sequence ATGACGGACACCCAGACCGACATCATCCGGCTCACCGCCGCCCGGATCGCCGAGAAGGTCGCCTCCGGCGAGCTGACGGCCGTCGAGGTCACCGAGGCCCACCTCGCCCGGATCGGGGCCGTGGACGAGAAGGTCCACGCGTTCCTCCACGTGGACCGCGAGGGTGCCCTCGCGCAGGCCCGCGCCGTGGACGAGAAGCGGGAGCGGGGCGAGAAGCTCGGCCCGCTGGCCGGCGTCCCCCTCGCGCTCAAGGACATCTTCACCACCGAGGGCATCCCCACCACCGTGGGCTCCAAGATCCTCGAAGGCTGGATCCCGCCGTACGACGCGACGGTCACCCGGCGTCTCAAGGAGGCCGGGGTCGTCATCCTCGGCAAGACCAACATGGACGAGTTCGCCATGGGGTCCTCCACCGAGAACAGCGCCTACGGCCCGACCGGCAACCCCTGGGACCTCACCCGTATCCCCGGTGGTTCCGGCGGCGGCTCGTCGGCCTCCCTGGCGGCGTACGAGGCCCCGCTCGCCATCGGCACCGACACCGGCGGCTCCATCCGCCAGCCGGCGTCCGTCACCGGCACGGTCGGCGTCAAGCCCACCTACGGCGGCGTCTCCCGCTACGGCATGGTCGCCTTCTCCTCCTCCCTCGACCAGGGCGGCCCCTGCGCCCGTACGGTCCTGGACGCGGCCCTCCTGCACGAGGTCATCGCCGGGCACGACCCGCTCGACTCGACCTCCATCGACGCCCCCGTCCCCCCGGTGGTCGAAGCCGCCCGCAACGGCACGGTCGCCGGGATGCGCGTCGGCGTCGTCCGCCAGTTCTCCGGCGAGCACTACCAGGCCGGCGTCATGCAGCGGTTCTCCGAGTCCGTCGACCTCCTCAAGGAGCTCGGCGCGGAAGTGGTCGAGCTGGACTGCCCGTCCTTCGACCTCGGCCTCTCGGCGTACTACCTGATCGCCCCCTCCGAGTGCTCCTCCAACCTCGCCCGCTTCGACGCCATGCGCTACGGCCTGCGGATCGGCGACGACGGCACCCGGTCCGCCGAGGACGTCACCGCCCTCACCCGTGAGGCGGGCTTCGGCGACGAGGTCAAGCGGCGCGTCATGCTCGGTACGTACGCGCTCAGCTCCGGCTACTACGACGCGTACTACGGCTCCGCCCAGAAGGTCCGCACCCTGATCGTGCGGGACTTCGAGAAGGCGTTCGAACAGGTCGATGTGATCGTCTCGCCGACGACGCCGACCACCGCCTTCCCGATCGGTGAACGCGCCGACGACCCGATGGCGATGTACCTTTCCGATCTGTGCACCATCCCGACCAACCTGGCCGGAAACGCCGCCATGTCGCTGCCCTGCGGCCTGGCGCCGGAGGACGGTCTGCCGGTCGGGCTGCAGATCATCGCCCCCGCGATGAAGGACGACCGTCTCTACCGGGTAGGCGCGGCGGTGGAAGCGGCGTTCGTGGAACGCTGGGGACACCCGCTGTTGGAGGAGGCTCCGTCGCTGTGA
- a CDS encoding putative bifunctional diguanylate cyclase/phosphodiesterase — translation MKPTESAAPVSRPRGFAGLGGTSARVPLAVVAVAAAVLALGIAQHLRDGQALFPDGTTGWSLAVLTGIVVGHLVALGRDRWWGGTGSGAALTLAVLLLYGWVAAGLVSLAVVVLVGVARRHRWRQGALHGAVDILGIGAAALVLRAFGHVPTVAEPWLPLHWGIGTVPEIVLAAAAYLVVTRLLLWYARTPGAGGLPTVARTALLRQCLLAVALLGITPLICVVAVARPVVLPLFAVPLVALDSTLWIARARAEEQLRDPLTGLPNRQWLLERTWAALEEAKTLGERSALVLIDLDRFRSVNDTLGHLAGDRLLLQIAERLKQALPRGAEAARLGGDEFAVLLPLVDSTTSAQRVARHLAAELSSPLDLDGLTLVLEASAGVAVHPEHAVDAEGLLQRADVAMYQAKRDRTGVEVYESKRDSNTPDRLGLLGDLRRALDAGDVELHYQPKVRFDGQVVGLEALVRWVHPDRGRVPPDEFIAIAESSGLMPHLTEYVLESALAQVARWRAQGLYVPVAVNVSPRDVHAPGFAGAVAARLARHGVPAGALQLEITEHVLLEDPQRAADTMAGLTAHGVKMSLDDFGTGYSSLVHLRRLPVSELKIDRSFVARLAIDNEDAEIVRCTIDLAHSLGLVVVAEGVEDDETWERLRDLGCDAVQGWLVAAAMPSHEATSWLLARGETGWRRPPTVPALEPPRSDTSGTSSRVVK, via the coding sequence ATGAAACCGACCGAGAGCGCCGCCCCGGTCTCACGCCCGCGCGGATTCGCGGGACTTGGAGGCACGTCGGCCCGTGTGCCTCTCGCCGTGGTGGCGGTCGCCGCCGCCGTACTGGCACTCGGCATCGCCCAGCACCTCCGGGACGGGCAGGCGCTCTTCCCGGACGGCACCACGGGCTGGTCGCTCGCCGTCCTCACCGGCATCGTCGTCGGGCATCTCGTCGCGCTCGGCCGCGACCGCTGGTGGGGCGGCACGGGCTCCGGCGCCGCCCTGACCCTCGCGGTGCTGCTCCTGTACGGCTGGGTGGCCGCCGGGCTGGTCAGCCTCGCCGTCGTGGTGCTGGTCGGAGTCGCCCGCAGACACCGCTGGCGCCAAGGCGCGCTGCACGGCGCCGTGGACATCCTCGGCATCGGGGCGGCGGCCCTGGTCCTGCGCGCCTTCGGCCACGTACCGACGGTCGCGGAGCCCTGGCTGCCCCTCCACTGGGGGATCGGCACCGTCCCCGAGATCGTGCTGGCGGCAGCGGCATATCTGGTGGTGACCCGGCTGCTGCTCTGGTACGCGCGGACCCCGGGCGCCGGCGGGCTGCCGACCGTGGCCCGCACGGCCCTGCTGCGGCAGTGCCTGCTCGCCGTCGCGCTCCTCGGCATCACCCCGCTGATCTGCGTGGTCGCCGTGGCCCGGCCGGTGGTGCTGCCGCTGTTCGCGGTCCCGCTCGTCGCGCTCGACTCCACGCTCTGGATCGCCAGGGCGCGGGCCGAGGAGCAGTTGCGCGACCCGCTGACCGGGCTGCCCAACCGGCAGTGGCTCCTGGAGCGCACCTGGGCCGCGCTGGAGGAGGCCAAGACACTCGGAGAGCGCTCCGCACTGGTCCTGATCGACCTCGACCGGTTCCGCTCCGTCAACGACACACTCGGTCATCTCGCGGGCGACAGACTGCTGTTGCAGATAGCGGAGCGGCTCAAGCAGGCCCTGCCGCGCGGGGCGGAGGCCGCGCGGCTCGGAGGTGACGAGTTCGCCGTCCTGCTGCCCCTGGTCGACTCCACCACCAGCGCCCAGCGCGTGGCCCGCCATCTCGCGGCCGAACTGTCCTCACCGCTCGACCTGGACGGACTCACGCTCGTCCTGGAGGCGAGCGCGGGCGTCGCCGTCCACCCCGAGCACGCGGTGGACGCGGAAGGGCTGCTCCAGCGCGCCGACGTGGCGATGTACCAGGCCAAGCGGGACCGTACGGGCGTGGAGGTGTACGAGTCGAAGCGCGACTCCAACACCCCCGACCGGCTCGGCCTGCTGGGCGATCTGCGGCGCGCGCTCGACGCGGGCGACGTGGAACTGCACTACCAGCCGAAGGTCCGGTTCGACGGGCAGGTCGTCGGCCTGGAGGCGCTCGTACGGTGGGTGCATCCGGACCGGGGGAGAGTTCCCCCGGACGAGTTCATCGCGATCGCCGAGTCCTCGGGCCTGATGCCGCATCTGACGGAGTACGTCCTGGAGTCGGCCCTCGCGCAGGTCGCCCGCTGGCGCGCCCAGGGCCTGTACGTACCGGTGGCCGTCAACGTCTCGCCACGTGACGTCCACGCCCCGGGCTTCGCCGGGGCGGTCGCCGCACGGCTGGCCCGGCACGGGGTCCCGGCCGGCGCGCTCCAACTGGAGATAACCGAACACGTACTGCTGGAGGACCCGCAGCGGGCCGCCGACACCATGGCGGGACTGACCGCGCACGGCGTCAAGATGTCCCTCGACGACTTCGGCACGGGCTACTCGTCACTGGTCCATCTGCGCCGCCTCCCGGTGAGCGAACTGAAGATCGACCGTTCCTTCGTGGCCCGGCTCGCCATCGACAACGAGGACGCGGAGATCGTCCGCTGCACCATCGACCTGGCGCACTCGCTGGGCCTGGTGGTCGTCGCCGAGGGCGTCGAGGACGACGAGACCTGGGAGCGCCTGCGCGACCTGGGCTGCGACGCGGTCCAGGGCTGGCTGGTGGCCGCCGCGATGCCGTCGCACGAGGCGACGTCCTGGCTGCTGGCCCGCGGCGAGACGGGCTGGCGCCGCCCGCCGACCGTGCCGGCCCTGGAGCCGCCGCGCAGCGACACCTCGGGGACGTCGAGCCGCGTGGTGAAGTAG
- a CDS encoding DUF4276 family protein, with product MSRYLTVGILAEGPEDEIFLSTVAVRQLKQLTARHDDPFDVSDTPLRSRYSTARTAHEQICAEAADLAGDCDLLLIHNDHRERNKIEKIRQDVVLPSHCRIVPVVPVRETEAWLLADGHLLRSLPGVTPACVPADARDIERTADPKALLAQVLPGGDSRELAEFLGERIDLDRLRTLPAYQMWCAELTAALKELRFL from the coding sequence GTGAGCCGGTACCTGACGGTCGGGATTCTGGCGGAGGGCCCCGAGGACGAGATATTCCTGAGCACCGTCGCCGTACGCCAGCTCAAGCAGCTGACCGCGCGGCACGACGACCCCTTTGACGTGAGCGACACCCCCCTGCGGAGCCGGTACAGCACCGCCCGTACCGCGCACGAGCAGATCTGCGCCGAGGCCGCCGACCTCGCCGGGGACTGCGACCTGCTGCTGATCCACAACGACCACCGGGAGCGAAACAAGATCGAGAAGATCCGCCAGGACGTCGTGCTGCCGTCCCACTGCCGCATCGTCCCGGTGGTCCCGGTGCGGGAGACGGAGGCATGGCTGCTCGCCGACGGTCACCTGCTCCGCTCGCTGCCCGGAGTGACACCGGCGTGCGTCCCCGCCGACGCGCGTGACATCGAGAGGACCGCGGACCCCAAAGCACTCCTCGCCCAGGTCCTGCCGGGCGGCGACAGCCGGGAACTGGCCGAGTTCCTCGGCGAACGAATTGATCTGGACCGCCTCCGAACCCTTCCCGCGTACCAGATGTGGTGCGCCGAACTGACAGCTGCCTTGAAGGAGTTGCGTTTTCTGTGA
- a CDS encoding AAA family ATPase, translated as MITRIELEGFRSFRDCAVDLSPFTVLVGQNGSGKTNLLEAVDLAAQVLRDSTATWSPEGKAHLTADVRPGGSRGGRVVDLFHRYGEGGAANRFGIAVCFLQTDPDRGLRHLRLDLHISRDDASTLPTARGTVTPLPDAPARWGLSEAQESQIRRNGGKVSGFGTRWYGLAPNAGGARLDADLHDDGPLARDAHNLAAVLGRLLGEGAADSREALLLKADAVAVLPGLTDLRATPDVERGTWELDLTYRDAPPIPARLASDGTLHVLSVLVAAHDRGLREGTFNRCSTLMIEDVENGLHPGQVKELARRLRRCTGPETLQQIIVTTHSPVVLAAVYPEHPGDVLFTDTVTRVGGGEAPSRHSRIRPLAESGERGTYVPEREARQYLETAQAGGR; from the coding sequence ATGATCACCCGGATCGAGCTGGAGGGATTCAGATCCTTCCGGGACTGCGCCGTCGACCTGTCCCCGTTCACGGTGCTGGTGGGGCAGAACGGCTCGGGGAAGACGAATCTGCTGGAGGCGGTGGATCTGGCGGCGCAGGTGCTACGTGATTCCACCGCCACATGGTCGCCCGAGGGGAAGGCCCACCTGACCGCCGACGTCCGTCCGGGTGGCAGCAGAGGGGGCCGGGTCGTGGACCTCTTCCACCGGTACGGGGAGGGCGGTGCCGCCAATCGGTTCGGTATCGCGGTCTGTTTCCTCCAGACCGACCCTGATCGCGGCCTGCGGCACCTCAGACTCGACCTTCACATTTCCCGCGACGACGCGTCGACGCTTCCCACCGCGCGAGGAACCGTCACACCGCTGCCCGACGCCCCCGCCCGCTGGGGACTGAGCGAGGCGCAGGAGAGCCAGATCCGACGGAACGGCGGGAAGGTTTCCGGTTTTGGCACCCGGTGGTACGGGCTGGCACCGAACGCCGGTGGGGCACGGCTGGACGCCGATCTCCACGACGACGGGCCCCTTGCCCGTGACGCGCACAACCTCGCCGCCGTACTGGGGCGTCTGCTCGGCGAAGGGGCAGCCGACAGCCGGGAGGCGCTGCTGCTGAAGGCCGACGCCGTCGCCGTACTGCCGGGACTGACCGATCTGCGTGCGACCCCCGACGTGGAGAGGGGAACCTGGGAGCTCGACCTGACTTACCGGGACGCGCCGCCCATCCCCGCCCGGCTGGCCTCCGACGGGACCCTGCACGTCCTGTCGGTGCTCGTGGCGGCCCACGACCGCGGCCTCCGGGAGGGCACGTTCAATCGCTGCTCCACGCTGATGATCGAGGACGTCGAGAACGGTCTGCACCCCGGCCAGGTCAAAGAGCTGGCACGACGGCTCCGCCGCTGCACCGGCCCGGAGACGCTCCAGCAGATCATCGTCACCACGCACTCCCCGGTCGTCCTGGCCGCCGTCTACCCGGAGCACCCCGGCGACGTGCTGTTCACCGACACCGTCACCAGGGTCGGCGGCGGTGAGGCCCCCTCGCGGCACAGCCGGATCCGCCCCCTGGCCGAATCGGGGGAGCGCGGCACGTACGTCCCCGAGCGGGAAGCGCGCCAGTATCTGGAGACCGCCCAGGCAGGCGGCCGGTGA